A single window of uncultured Methanospirillum sp. DNA harbors:
- a CDS encoding HVO_0476 family zinc finger protein — translation MDQIDMFCTTCGEETEHEVLSRTTNQVIKCTVCGTVSRIPVQKEPTLLQIKAIVSKEGTSSVCRCEIAEDEEIAEGDFLIAESDDGEGTGVEVMSIESGDKRLTKALGKDIDTLWTRVIDQVVVRFSVHDGWHTLPLYVRCEGDEKFVVGDVYVIKGVKARIGHIRMRNGSVTKRRGKFEVANTIKRIYAYRL, via the coding sequence ATGGATCAGATTGATATGTTCTGTACCACCTGCGGCGAAGAGACCGAGCATGAGGTTCTCAGCAGGACAACAAACCAGGTGATCAAGTGCACGGTATGCGGGACGGTCTCACGCATACCGGTGCAGAAAGAGCCCACGCTACTGCAGATTAAAGCGATTGTCAGCAAGGAGGGGACTTCGTCAGTCTGCAGATGTGAGATTGCAGAGGACGAGGAGATTGCAGAAGGTGACTTCCTGATAGCCGAATCTGATGACGGTGAAGGCACCGGTGTCGAGGTGATGTCAATAGAGTCAGGTGATAAGCGACTCACCAAGGCTCTTGGAAAGGATATTGATACCCTCTGGACCAGGGTCATCGACCAGGTCGTTGTCCGCTTCTCAGTACATGACGGATGGCACACCCTCCCGCTCTATGTCAGGTGCGAAGGGGACGAGAAGTTCGTCGTCGGTGATGTGTACGTCATCAAGGGAGTTAAGGCACGGATCGGGCACATCAGGATGAGAAACGGTTCGGTCACCAAAAGAAGAGGAAAGTTTGAGGTTGCAAACACCATCAAACGGATATATGCATACCGGCTTTGA
- a CDS encoding DUF371 domain-containing protein — protein MARAVERFSAFGHPEVTATHRTTFEITAEEHLSPSGTCIIAVRSEKGAADLSDRFRELMQSPGCRLTTELRCGEVIATIRSSGSPDLLLDHPTDLVWRRSSFTCGRTIGLYSDYTAGTLPRELIALLKQGERLDVTLTIELDPDCGEGAVNRVLPGFHLLDE, from the coding sequence ATGGCAAGGGCAGTTGAACGGTTCTCAGCATTCGGACATCCCGAAGTGACCGCAACACACAGGACCACCTTTGAGATCACTGCTGAAGAGCACCTCTCGCCATCAGGAACCTGCATCATCGCGGTGCGCTCTGAAAAGGGAGCAGCCGATCTATCAGACCGGTTCAGGGAACTGATGCAGTCTCCCGGCTGCCGGCTCACCACCGAACTCAGGTGTGGAGAAGTTATAGCGACTATCAGATCTTCAGGTTCTCCTGATCTCCTGCTTGATCACCCGACTGATCTGGTCTGGCGGAGATCCTCGTTCACCTGCGGACGAACCATCGGTCTGTACAGTGATTACACGGCAGGAACACTTCCCCGTGAACTGATCGCCCTTCTGAAGCAGGGGGAACGTCTTGACGTCACGCTCACAATAGAACTGGATCCTGACTGCGGTGAAGGGGCCGTGAATCGTGTGCTGCCCGGATTTCACCTTCTTGACGAATAA
- a CDS encoding METTL5 family protein — MRLRRLEMLLEQVSGFSHPVPEREQYQTPAPLAARLLYTAFLAGDISGLRVLELGSGTGILGIGAALLGAGEVLGVEIDQDATLIAEKNAEKLGVSISFIGADLADSGTWNQVPEADTVIMNPPFGAQVEHADRPFIDLALARAEVVYGIFNAGSEQFIRQYIADRAEIASVIAAEFSIPRTFFFHTEDKRDIPVEILVLKRRA, encoded by the coding sequence ATGAGACTGCGCAGACTCGAGATGCTGCTCGAACAGGTATCAGGATTTTCCCATCCCGTCCCAGAGCGGGAGCAGTACCAGACTCCGGCACCACTTGCCGCACGACTCCTCTACACCGCGTTTCTTGCCGGTGACATCAGCGGGCTCCGGGTGCTTGAACTCGGCTCTGGCACAGGCATTCTCGGGATCGGGGCAGCCCTCCTCGGGGCCGGTGAGGTGCTTGGAGTCGAGATCGATCAGGATGCGACCCTGATAGCGGAAAAGAACGCAGAGAAACTTGGAGTCAGTATCTCATTTATCGGGGCTGACCTGGCAGATTCCGGTACCTGGAATCAGGTTCCTGAGGCTGACACAGTTATCATGAACCCGCCATTCGGGGCACAGGTAGAGCATGCTGACAGGCCATTCATCGACCTCGCACTCGCACGGGCTGAGGTGGTGTATGGGATATTCAACGCAGGATCAGAGCAGTTTATCAGGCAGTATATCGCAGACCGTGCTGAAATTGCCAGCGTGATTGCAGCAGAATTCTCCATTCCCAGGACATTCTTCTTTCATACCGAGGATAAGCGTGACATCCCGGTTGAGATCCTGGTACTGAAACGCAGAGCCTGA
- the dph2 gene encoding diphthamide biosynthesis enzyme Dph2: protein MIASSELIAELKQRRACRVALQAPEGLKRRLSELAGDLRSAGFTVLVSGDPCYGACDLDLELLRDTDVLIHLGHAPVDSTDRVIYDIFRMDFDPTVVLEAVPFFTTRRVGLVTTVQHVHLIPAVSCILKEAGISVTVAEGTDRTPYPGQILGCSFEAARRTGASEILYLGTGVFHPLGVQIATGARVIACDPYTKTIEEVNGERLLRRRHALIEKAKQAEDIGILVSPKSGQARRELAAELASLSPKATLIQLREVTVDQLLNLGLPCYVNTACPRLAYDDQVRWPVPVLTPQEFEILCGVRKFEEYEVDEIR, encoded by the coding sequence TTGATCGCCAGCTCTGAGTTGATCGCAGAACTGAAACAGCGGAGGGCATGCAGGGTTGCCCTCCAGGCACCTGAAGGGCTGAAGCGCCGTCTCTCTGAACTTGCCGGGGACCTGCGGTCTGCAGGGTTTACTGTCCTTGTCAGTGGCGATCCCTGCTACGGGGCCTGTGATCTTGACCTGGAACTTCTTAGGGACACAGACGTGCTTATTCATCTAGGCCATGCCCCGGTGGATAGCACTGACCGGGTCATCTACGACATCTTCAGGATGGACTTCGATCCTACCGTGGTTCTGGAAGCGGTTCCATTCTTTACAACCCGCAGGGTCGGCCTCGTCACCACCGTGCAGCATGTTCACCTAATTCCAGCAGTCAGTTGTATTCTTAAAGAGGCAGGGATCTCGGTAACCGTTGCAGAGGGAACAGACCGGACCCCCTATCCCGGGCAGATCCTCGGATGTTCATTTGAGGCTGCCAGAAGAACCGGGGCATCAGAGATCCTCTACCTTGGGACCGGGGTGTTTCATCCCCTGGGAGTGCAGATCGCAACAGGTGCACGGGTGATCGCCTGTGATCCCTATACAAAGACCATCGAAGAGGTCAACGGGGAGAGGCTGCTCAGAAGGCGTCATGCACTCATTGAGAAGGCAAAACAGGCTGAAGATATCGGGATTCTCGTCTCGCCTAAAAGTGGTCAGGCACGAAGAGAGCTTGCTGCAGAGCTCGCGTCCCTCTCTCCGAAAGCCACCCTCATCCAGCTCAGGGAGGTGACGGTAGATCAACTTCTCAACCTGGGACTACCCTGTTACGTAAACACTGCCTGCCCAAGACTCGCCTACGATGACCAGGTCAGGTGGCCGGTCCCGGTGCTCACACCCCAGGAGTTTGAGATCCTCTGCGGTGTCAGGAAATTTGAAGAGTACGAGGTCGACGAGATCAGATGA
- the hpt gene encoding hypoxanthine/guanine phosphoribosyltransferase yields MIDHLIKSLETCPIVKKGEYNYFVHPITDGIPEIDPVVLREVAVGMIHFLDLRDVQYIVAAEAMAIPIGTAISLMTDIPVNIIRKRSYGLPGEQEVMQQTGYSKGKMFINGLSRGDRVVIVDDVISTGGTVNGILHTLQEMGVEVAGICFAIKKGTPEIAMPYHYLVAIEVADTVKIVDRQL; encoded by the coding sequence ATGATCGATCATCTGATTAAGTCACTTGAGACCTGCCCGATCGTAAAAAAAGGAGAGTACAATTACTTCGTTCACCCCATCACGGACGGGATTCCAGAGATAGACCCGGTCGTCCTCAGGGAGGTCGCGGTCGGGATGATACACTTTCTTGATCTGCGTGATGTGCAGTATATCGTGGCCGCAGAGGCGATGGCAATCCCGATCGGAACAGCGATCTCACTCATGACTGATATCCCGGTAAACATCATCCGCAAGCGCAGTTACGGGCTTCCAGGTGAGCAGGAGGTCATGCAGCAGACCGGGTACTCAAAGGGGAAGATGTTCATCAACGGCTTATCACGCGGAGACCGGGTTGTCATTGTAGACGACGTGATCAGCACGGGAGGGACCGTGAACGGCATTCTTCACACACTACAGGAGATGGGGGTTGAGGTTGCCGGGATCTGTTTTGCGATCAAGAAGGGTACTCCCGAGATAGCCATGCCATACCACTATCTTGTTGCGATCGAAGTGGCAGACACGGTGAAGATCGTTGATCGCCAGCTCTGA
- the mfnA gene encoding tyrosine decarboxylase MfnA — translation MVSDGISSESLFCLLEEYRRRDICWDHILSSMCTPPHPVAVRAHNLFMETNLGDPGLFPGTAQLDELLIRWFGDLFHAPDAGGCSTSGGTESNIQVLRFTKARKKSDRPNIIVPASAHFSFEKACRMMGIEMRVAPLDGQYRMDIGKTAELVDKNTCCIIGIAGTTEYGMTDPIPELGRLAKEEDVHFHVDAAFGGLVLPFLKEAPLFDFKVPGVGSISVDPHKMGMSTIPAGVLMVRDESCFCNLLVDTPYLTVKQSYSLTGTRPGASVAGAYAVLTHLGKDGMEAVVAGCMENTRRLIEGMEAYGVKRKITPDVNVATFEHTEVPEPWAVSYTRSGDLRIVCMPHVHRDVVEKFLAEFGEFHDRSSD, via the coding sequence ATGGTCTCTGATGGTATCTCATCAGAATCCCTCTTCTGTCTTCTTGAAGAGTACCGTCGCAGGGACATCTGCTGGGATCACATCCTCTCCTCGATGTGCACACCGCCGCATCCGGTGGCAGTCCGTGCGCATAATCTCTTCATGGAGACGAACCTCGGGGATCCGGGTCTCTTTCCAGGCACTGCCCAGCTTGATGAACTACTAATCCGCTGGTTCGGAGATCTCTTTCATGCTCCGGATGCAGGTGGCTGCTCAACATCAGGTGGTACCGAGTCAAATATCCAGGTACTCAGGTTCACCAAGGCACGAAAGAAGTCTGACAGGCCCAACATCATCGTTCCGGCTTCTGCCCACTTCTCTTTTGAAAAAGCCTGCAGAATGATGGGGATCGAGATGCGGGTTGCACCGCTTGACGGACAGTACAGGATGGACATCGGAAAGACAGCAGAACTCGTGGATAAAAACACCTGTTGTATCATCGGTATTGCAGGAACCACCGAGTATGGTATGACAGATCCCATCCCGGAACTTGGCAGACTTGCCAAAGAAGAGGATGTACATTTCCATGTGGATGCGGCATTCGGCGGGCTCGTACTTCCGTTCCTGAAAGAAGCCCCACTGTTTGACTTCAAGGTTCCCGGAGTAGGATCGATCTCGGTGGACCCCCATAAGATGGGTATGAGCACTATCCCTGCCGGAGTGCTGATGGTCAGGGATGAGTCCTGCTTCTGCAACCTTTTGGTGGACACGCCATACCTTACGGTAAAGCAGAGTTACAGCCTGACAGGGACCAGGCCCGGAGCCTCTGTCGCAGGTGCATACGCGGTGCTCACCCATCTTGGAAAGGACGGGATGGAAGCGGTTGTTGCAGGCTGCATGGAGAACACAAGACGGCTCATCGAGGGAATGGAGGCATACGGTGTTAAAAGGAAGATCACACCTGATGTGAACGTGGCCACCTTCGAGCATACTGAAGTGCCTGAACCCTGGGCTGTCTCTTACACCAGGAGCGGGGATCTGCGGATCGTGTGTATGCCTCATGTCCACCGTGATGTGGTGGAGAAGTTCCTTGCAGAATTTGGAGAATTTCATGATCGATCATCTGATTAA
- the ppsA gene encoding phosphoenolpyruvate synthase: protein MTGIPDILWLEEIRKEDISSVGGKGASLGEMASIGLPVPPAFVVTSQAFRRFLVATNLEDKLYALLEGLDVDNNDQLEEAAEKAKKLVNDSPMPKDLKDAIARAYQKMSRGGDIVAARSSATAEDLPDASFAGQQETILNIKGIENLLKGVQVCWASLYGARAIYYRAKQGFDHHTVNIAVVVQRLVPSEKAGVMFTSHPVTGESMTIIEGSWGLGESVVSGSVSPDKYVFDQRTERIVDKFIATKRTEIVADGEYGTKTLEIKPDRQEMQVLSDEDVKRLATYGIVSEEHYGVPQDMEWGIVGDQIFVLQSRPITTIKAGAKKNGQSVSTGSADQVILQGQGASPGIASGKVAIVYDVKDIGKVKDGDIMVTRMTNPDMVPAMRKVSAIVTDEGGMTCHAAIVSRELGTPAVVGTKIGTQLLKEGQVVTVDGEKGLIYDGVIETVKQETASSAAPVATGPSKIITATSVKVNVSMPEAAARAAATGADGVGLLRIEHLILGLNKTPGWFIENHREEEFIQELLNGIKVVLDAFPGKPVWVRTLDAPTDEFRNMQGGKSEPIEHNPMLGWRGIRRDLQSPKQFRLQIETFKRLWDLGYDNLGIMFPMVSHPNEFIKAKEEFRNAGVDVENVDLGIMIEIPASAVIIEDFIKAGIRFASFGTNDLIQYTIAIDRNNENVTDMYWPKHPAVLALIDRAIKACREGGVEVSICGQAGSEPEMVTWLVQHGITSVSANIDAIAKIRETVARTEQRIILEGARKNYGL from the coding sequence ATGACAGGTATTCCAGATATTCTGTGGCTTGAAGAGATACGTAAGGAGGATATTTCCTCTGTCGGAGGCAAAGGTGCATCACTTGGCGAGATGGCATCCATCGGCCTCCCGGTTCCTCCCGCGTTTGTTGTAACCAGTCAGGCATTTCGCCGGTTCCTGGTTGCAACCAATCTTGAAGATAAACTCTATGCGCTTCTTGAAGGTCTGGATGTCGATAATAATGACCAGTTAGAAGAGGCTGCTGAAAAGGCGAAAAAACTTGTCAATGACTCACCGATGCCAAAGGATCTGAAGGATGCCATCGCCCGGGCATATCAGAAGATGTCACGCGGCGGCGATATCGTTGCCGCACGATCAAGTGCGACCGCAGAAGACCTGCCAGATGCAAGTTTTGCAGGACAGCAGGAGACAATCCTCAATATCAAAGGGATCGAGAACCTGCTCAAGGGAGTGCAGGTCTGCTGGGCATCTCTCTACGGGGCACGGGCAATATACTACCGGGCAAAGCAGGGGTTCGATCACCATACCGTTAATATCGCAGTGGTCGTGCAGCGCCTTGTCCCGTCAGAGAAGGCAGGGGTTATGTTCACCTCCCATCCGGTAACCGGTGAGTCCATGACGATCATCGAGGGATCATGGGGACTTGGAGAGTCAGTCGTTTCAGGCTCGGTCTCTCCAGACAAATATGTCTTTGATCAGCGGACCGAGCGGATTGTTGACAAGTTCATTGCAACCAAACGGACCGAGATCGTAGCAGACGGGGAGTATGGAACAAAGACCCTTGAGATAAAACCTGACCGCCAGGAGATGCAGGTCCTCTCTGATGAGGATGTGAAGCGGCTTGCCACCTACGGAATCGTTTCTGAAGAGCATTACGGCGTTCCCCAGGATATGGAGTGGGGGATTGTCGGGGACCAGATCTTTGTGCTCCAGTCACGGCCCATCACCACGATCAAGGCGGGTGCCAAGAAGAACGGACAGAGTGTATCAACTGGCAGCGCAGACCAGGTGATCCTGCAGGGTCAGGGTGCCTCGCCAGGCATCGCAAGCGGGAAGGTTGCCATCGTGTACGATGTTAAGGACATCGGAAAGGTGAAGGATGGGGATATCATGGTCACCAGGATGACAAATCCGGACATGGTTCCCGCGATGAGAAAGGTCTCTGCCATCGTCACCGACGAAGGAGGGATGACCTGCCATGCTGCGATCGTCTCCCGTGAGCTCGGGACTCCCGCCGTTGTCGGCACAAAGATCGGAACCCAGCTTCTGAAAGAGGGGCAGGTCGTCACCGTAGACGGTGAGAAGGGCCTCATATACGACGGCGTCATCGAGACCGTGAAGCAGGAGACTGCAAGTTCAGCTGCTCCAGTTGCTACAGGTCCGTCAAAGATCATCACCGCAACCTCGGTCAAGGTGAACGTCTCGATGCCTGAGGCAGCAGCCCGTGCAGCAGCCACCGGCGCAGACGGTGTGGGTCTGCTCAGAATCGAGCACCTCATCCTCGGCCTCAACAAGACACCAGGCTGGTTCATCGAGAATCACCGGGAAGAAGAGTTCATTCAGGAACTCCTGAACGGTATCAAAGTGGTGCTGGACGCATTTCCTGGAAAACCGGTCTGGGTCCGGACTCTTGATGCACCAACCGATGAGTTCAGGAACATGCAGGGCGGCAAGAGTGAGCCGATAGAGCACAACCCGATGCTCGGGTGGAGAGGGATCAGGCGTGACCTCCAGAGCCCGAAGCAGTTCAGACTCCAGATAGAGACATTCAAGAGGCTCTGGGACCTCGGATACGACAATCTTGGGATCATGTTCCCGATGGTCTCTCATCCGAACGAGTTCATCAAGGCAAAAGAAGAGTTCAGGAATGCCGGGGTTGATGTCGAGAATGTAGACCTCGGTATTATGATCGAGATCCCGGCAAGTGCTGTTATCATTGAGGACTTCATCAAAGCCGGGATCAGGTTCGCATCCTTCGGCACGAACGATCTTATTCAGTATACCATCGCTATCGACCGGAACAATGAGAACGTAACAGATATGTACTGGCCAAAGCACCCGGCAGTTCTGGCACTCATCGACAGGGCCATCAAGGCATGCCGAGAGGGCGGAGTTGAGGTATCTATTTGCGGGCAGGCAGGAAGTGAACCAGAGATGGTCACCTGGCTTGTCCAGCACGGAATTACCAGTGTTTCGGCCAACATCGATGCAATAGCAAAGATCCGTGAGACAGTGGCCCGCACCGAGCAGCGCATCATCCTTGAGGGTGCACGAAAGAACTATGGTCTCTGA
- a CDS encoding PKD domain-containing protein — protein sequence MGKFWVVALTAVMMVVPCTVLAYEFKASELGYPDGFICHPDWHYFSASEMASNFTADRVKGDVPFTVQFFDTSYGDPEFWSWDFGDGNSSDEQNPVHTYLLPGSYDVALKIGKAYNYETSLATYNNTSLGQFTDMSWSSTARELNYINASPEGSGTDQPVPENFYPEPKKGVVLPSGQVGVVGSAQYDAATITMTPSTQKGYTDTLNINGAYKLTKYTPYNNAY from the coding sequence ATGGGAAAATTCTGGGTTGTAGCCCTGACAGCGGTTATGATGGTAGTTCCTTGCACGGTTCTGGCTTATGAGTTTAAGGCCAGTGAACTGGGCTATCCTGATGGGTTCATCTGTCATCCTGACTGGCATTACTTCAGTGCCAGTGAGATGGCTTCGAATTTCACTGCTGATCGCGTGAAAGGGGATGTCCCGTTTACTGTCCAGTTCTTTGACACCTCATATGGTGATCCTGAGTTCTGGTCATGGGACTTTGGTGACGGAAATTCGTCAGATGAACAGAATCCGGTTCATACCTATCTGCTGCCCGGTTCGTATGATGTTGCACTCAAGATCGGCAAAGCATACAACTACGAGACTTCCCTTGCCACCTACAATAACACCAGCCTTGGGCAGTTTACTGATATGAGCTGGTCAAGTACAGCCAGAGAACTGAATTATATCAACGCCTCCCCGGAAGGTTCAGGAACTGATCAGCCGGTTCCTGAAAACTTTTACCCGGAACCAAAGAAAGGAGTTGTTCTTCCATCTGGGCAGGTTGGAGTCGTGGGGAGTGCACAGTATGATGCAGCAACCATCACAATGACTCCGAGCACCCAGAAAGGATACACCGATACACTGAATATAAACGGTGCCTACAAACTCACGAAATATACTCCCTACAATAATGCTTACTAA
- a CDS encoding tetratricopeptide repeat protein — protein sequence MNNPGRHQYLYPVSRFLPGISVLVILLGVLTAGCITDKPVNITSVQGCLSSAGEDASVSGDDSKAISLVDAALSLNCTNSDLWIRSGDLLAKAGEQNEALSAYDQALVLDPVNSSARTGRGQILIESGEPENGSAELQKVIRDDPGYVPAYTALADFYATNKQYADALALYNNITNLSPNNSRIWVRKAELYMNISRYNEAAKAYDRALIENKSDADSWRALGNLLRSSKRYAEAAVAYGQVNGLRPGNLSDQKTEADLLVKGLKLEKAVAAYHTLYEQNPNDMDVLLAYSRILNSVGEYALSLNISQEALRLDNNSADAWSSIGFSYANQQKFNESLSAFNRSLKLNPANDATRSNIGFLLLQEKQYDRALGEFENATRMNPEDASSWTYMAKTKKELGDYKGSAEAGKKATELDPTSPDAWYIFGDASFWNKDYDTAESAFRKTLNLSPSYNAAWQGFIETLRKVNRADESLHFYDNLLAKDPNNTLAWMNVGYAADRAQKFDLSEKAYRRITEINPNMTDGWLSLAYAYFQQGYPLGSIPAYTQAINLSPNLTTAYVNRGAAYQMVDQDEKAKADFNKSLQLDPENHDALYGMGRILYKEGKITEAFPYFEKINEELYISRIYDNLYQGYTRFSNNYHYWRYTYQWT from the coding sequence TTGAACAATCCAGGCCGGCATCAGTACCTCTACCCGGTCTCACGGTTCCTTCCTGGAATCTCTGTACTTGTCATCCTGCTCGGAGTCCTGACCGCAGGGTGTATCACTGACAAGCCTGTGAATATCACCTCAGTACAGGGCTGCCTGAGTTCTGCAGGGGAGGATGCTTCCGTATCCGGTGATGATTCGAAAGCCATTTCCCTGGTTGATGCGGCCCTCAGTCTGAACTGCACAAACTCTGACCTTTGGATACGATCCGGTGATCTGCTGGCGAAGGCAGGGGAGCAGAACGAAGCTCTCTCCGCGTACGATCAGGCACTTGTGCTGGATCCTGTCAACTCTTCGGCACGGACAGGCCGTGGTCAGATCCTGATCGAATCAGGAGAGCCTGAAAACGGAAGTGCAGAACTTCAGAAAGTCATCAGGGATGATCCCGGGTATGTTCCCGCCTATACTGCACTGGCAGATTTCTATGCCACAAACAAGCAGTATGCCGATGCCCTTGCCCTGTACAACAACATCACCAACCTCTCCCCCAACAACTCCCGGATCTGGGTTCGCAAGGCCGAACTCTACATGAACATCAGTAGGTATAACGAAGCAGCAAAGGCCTATGATCGTGCCCTCATCGAGAACAAGAGTGATGCAGACTCCTGGCGTGCTCTCGGCAACCTGCTCAGGTCATCAAAGCGATATGCAGAAGCAGCGGTTGCATATGGCCAGGTGAACGGCCTCAGGCCGGGAAACCTGTCAGATCAGAAGACAGAAGCTGACCTGCTTGTGAAGGGCCTCAAACTGGAGAAAGCAGTGGCTGCGTACCATACGCTCTACGAGCAAAACCCGAATGACATGGACGTTCTCCTGGCATACAGCAGAATCCTGAACTCGGTTGGCGAGTATGCCCTCTCTCTAAATATCTCCCAGGAGGCACTCAGGCTTGACAATAACTCGGCAGATGCCTGGTCAAGCATCGGGTTTTCATACGCGAACCAGCAGAAGTTCAACGAGTCCCTCTCTGCGTTCAACCGGTCGCTCAAACTCAATCCCGCCAACGATGCAACCCGCTCAAACATCGGGTTCCTGCTGCTTCAGGAGAAGCAGTACGACAGAGCACTTGGTGAATTTGAGAATGCGACCCGCATGAATCCTGAAGATGCATCCTCATGGACCTACATGGCAAAGACCAAGAAGGAACTGGGTGACTATAAAGGATCAGCAGAAGCAGGGAAGAAGGCAACAGAACTCGACCCGACTTCACCGGATGCCTGGTACATCTTCGGTGATGCATCATTCTGGAACAAGGATTATGACACAGCAGAGTCTGCGTTCAGAAAAACACTCAACTTATCCCCGTCGTACAATGCAGCATGGCAGGGTTTCATCGAGACGCTGCGTAAGGTAAACAGGGCCGACGAGTCTCTCCACTTTTATGACAATCTGCTTGCAAAAGACCCGAACAACACCCTTGCCTGGATGAATGTCGGATATGCTGCCGACAGGGCACAGAAATTCGACTTATCTGAAAAGGCATACCGCAGGATAACAGAGATCAATCCGAACATGACCGATGGCTGGCTCAGCCTCGCGTATGCTTACTTCCAGCAGGGTTATCCACTGGGTTCAATACCTGCGTATACACAGGCGATCAATCTCAGCCCGAACCTTACCACCGCGTACGTAAACCGGGGGGCTGCCTATCAGATGGTGGATCAGGATGAGAAGGCGAAGGCAGACTTCAACAAATCCCTACAACTGGATCCTGAAAATCATGATGCACTGTATGGCATGGGACGGATCCTGTACAAAGAAGGCAAGATCACCGAGGCATTCCCGTACTTCGAGAAGATCAATGAGGAACTTTACATCTCGCGGATTTATGACAACCTCTACCAGGGGTACACGCGGTTCTCCAATAACTATCACTACTGGCGGTATACCTACCAGTGGACATAG
- the thiL gene encoding thiamine-phosphate kinase — protein sequence MDDRELLSVICPVLGDEACGDDCAILPVMKGTSVVSTDMLHETTDFPAGISDWQIGWMAMAVTISDIASMGAAPRYLTLAIGLDREDRLEGIIHGAQACCQKYGARYIGGDLDAHTELTLVSTGIGEVEDGRPVRRSGAMPGDLIGVTGVQGRAIAGLQGDRQYWRDLCEPAPRVGEGISIRLAGATAMMDISDGLAISIHDLMKASGTGCEVSSSDIPCIPNYPTAEALRMALYGGGDFELLFTVPPESRKELPDSAVIIGKVTEKQEILLDESLLPAEGYRHHW from the coding sequence ATGGATGACCGGGAGCTGCTTTCAGTCATCTGCCCGGTGCTTGGTGATGAGGCCTGCGGTGACGACTGTGCAATTTTACCGGTGATGAAAGGGACTTCGGTGGTTTCTACAGATATGCTCCATGAGACAACTGATTTCCCAGCGGGTATTTCTGACTGGCAGATCGGCTGGATGGCAATGGCGGTCACCATCAGTGACATTGCATCGATGGGCGCTGCACCACGGTATCTCACCCTTGCCATTGGGTTGGACCGTGAAGACCGGCTTGAGGGGATCATACATGGGGCTCAGGCATGCTGCCAGAAGTATGGTGCCAGATACATCGGGGGAGATCTCGATGCCCACACAGAACTGACCCTTGTCTCAACCGGTATCGGTGAGGTAGAGGACGGAAGACCTGTCAGGAGGTCAGGGGCAATGCCTGGTGATCTGATCGGTGTTACAGGAGTCCAGGGACGGGCGATAGCCGGTCTGCAGGGTGACAGACAGTACTGGAGAGACCTCTGTGAGCCAGCACCACGGGTGGGCGAAGGGATCTCAATCAGACTGGCCGGTGCCACCGCGATGATGGACATCAGTGACGGGCTTGCGATCTCGATCCATGATTTGATGAAGGCATCAGGGACCGGGTGCGAGGTTAGCAGTTCAGATATCCCCTGTATCCCAAATTATCCTACAGCAGAAGCACTCCGGATGGCCCTCTACGGCGGCGGCGACTTTGAACTCTTATTCACAGTACCTCCTGAAAGCAGGAAAGAACTCCCTGATTCAGCAGTGATCATAGGGAAGGTGACAGAAAAGCAGGAGATTCTGCTTGATGAGTCTCTACTTCCGGCTGAAGGATACCGGCATCACTGGTGA